A region of Plantactinospora sp. BC1 DNA encodes the following proteins:
- a CDS encoding response regulator produces the protein MTRVLVVDDEPQILRALRINLKARRYDVEVAGDGATALRLAASHRPDIVVLDLGLPDMDGVQVIRGLRGWTNVPIIVLSGRAGSQDKVAALDAGADDYVTKPFGVDELLARVRAVTRRAAGAGEEVPAVEVGRHTVDLGAHAVRGADGAEVRLTPTEWHLLEILVRNPGRLVSQRQLLHDVWGPQYQSETNYLRQYMAQLRRKLEDDPSRPRHLLTEPGMGYRFQP, from the coding sequence GTGACCCGGGTACTGGTGGTGGACGACGAGCCGCAGATCCTCCGCGCGCTGCGGATCAACCTGAAGGCCCGGCGGTACGACGTCGAGGTCGCCGGGGACGGCGCCACCGCGCTGCGGCTGGCGGCCAGCCACCGCCCCGACATCGTGGTGCTCGACCTCGGCCTGCCGGACATGGACGGGGTGCAGGTGATCCGGGGGCTGCGCGGCTGGACCAACGTGCCGATCATCGTGCTGTCGGGCCGGGCCGGCAGCCAGGACAAGGTGGCGGCGCTGGACGCCGGGGCGGACGACTACGTCACCAAGCCGTTCGGGGTGGACGAGTTGCTGGCCCGGGTCCGCGCGGTGACCCGGCGGGCCGCCGGGGCGGGCGAGGAGGTGCCGGCGGTGGAGGTCGGCCGGCACACGGTGGACCTCGGCGCGCACGCGGTACGCGGTGCCGACGGGGCCGAGGTGCGGCTCACCCCGACCGAGTGGCACCTGCTGGAGATCCTGGTACGCAACCCGGGCCGGCTGGTCAGCCAGCGTCAACTGCTGCACGACGTGTGGGGTCCGCAGTATCAGTCGGAGACGAACTACCTGCGGCAGTACATGGCGCAGTTGCGCCGGAAGCTGGAGGACGACCCGTCCCGCCCCCGCCACCTGCTCACCGAGCCGGGAATGGGCTACCGCTTCCAGCCGTGA
- a CDS encoding EamA family transporter → MRFPHRMQAVLVAALWGVNFVVIEVGLRDLPPLVLTALRFVAAALPLVFLVPRPTARLRYVLGYGIILGVFKFGLLFVAIDAGMPPGLASLVLQTQALVSVMLATAFLGERPSGTQLAGVLTGSAGIALLAVGAGGHATAIGFALTLAAAGSWALANVVVRASGETRPLSLLVWSSLVPPLPLLGLAGVVDGPRVVFDAITGMSWSAVLAVGYVGYLSTLVGWGIWNRLIGTYSVARVAPFSLLVPIFGLAAAALLLGEPITWAEIVAGVVVLVGLAMVVRAARPSPGHRERHPRGSTPLVSR, encoded by the coding sequence ATGAGATTTCCGCACCGCATGCAGGCGGTCCTGGTCGCCGCCCTCTGGGGGGTCAACTTCGTGGTCATCGAGGTGGGCCTGCGCGACCTGCCGCCGCTGGTGCTGACCGCGCTGCGGTTCGTCGCCGCCGCGCTCCCGCTGGTCTTCCTGGTCCCCCGGCCGACCGCGCGGCTGCGGTACGTGCTCGGGTACGGGATCATTCTCGGCGTCTTCAAGTTCGGCCTCCTCTTCGTCGCCATCGACGCCGGGATGCCGCCCGGGCTCGCCTCGCTGGTGTTGCAGACCCAGGCGCTGGTCTCGGTGATGCTGGCCACCGCCTTCCTCGGCGAGCGCCCGAGCGGCACCCAGCTCGCCGGGGTGCTCACCGGCTCGGCCGGGATCGCCCTGCTCGCCGTCGGCGCGGGCGGGCACGCCACCGCGATCGGCTTCGCGCTCACCCTCGCCGCCGCCGGCAGTTGGGCGCTGGCGAACGTGGTGGTCCGGGCCAGCGGCGAGACCCGACCGCTGTCGCTGCTGGTCTGGTCCAGCCTGGTACCGCCGCTGCCGCTGCTCGGCCTGGCCGGGGTGGTCGACGGGCCACGGGTGGTCTTCGACGCGATCACCGGGATGTCCTGGAGCGCGGTGCTGGCGGTCGGCTACGTCGGGTACCTCTCCACGCTGGTCGGCTGGGGCATCTGGAACCGGCTCATCGGGACGTACTCGGTGGCCCGGGTCGCCCCGTTCAGCCTGCTGGTGCCGATCTTCGGGCTGGCCGCCGCCGCCCTGCTGCTCGGCGAGCCGATCACCTGGGCGGAGATCGTGGCGGGTGTCGTCGTACTGGTCGGGCTGGCCATGGTGGTGCGGGCGGCGAGACCCTCACCCGGACACCGGGAGCGTCACCCGCGCGGTTCAACGCCTCTGGTGTCCAGGTGA